The sequence below is a genomic window from Lolium perenne isolate Kyuss_39 chromosome 7, Kyuss_2.0, whole genome shotgun sequence.
GAGAAGAAGGTGGCCATGGAGGAGCATCAACATCTAGTGGAAGAGGAGAGGAGGCTCTTTTGCATTGACACTTCCGACATGGATGAAAGGCATGTAAATAGTTTTTTGGCCGACACTTCATCACGAGCAAAATTTCCTCGCAGTTTCAAATTTCACCGGGTACTGTTTATGATTTTTACGTTTCTGTTTTTTCCCCCAAAATGCCGCTTCCGGTTTTCCTTTTTTCTCtccatttcctttttcttgggAAACAGACAGCAAGTTTCCATTCGGTTTTCAACCCTACCGCTTCTCTCTTCCTTCACATGAACATGCCTTTTGTTATGTTGACACTTACACGTTCGCTTACAGTCCGGAAGAGCTACAATAGCTAgttaaaaaagaaaataaaaaagccACAACGCTAATTATAAGTATCATAACCAGGTGATGCCTCGGCAGCTGCTTATTACTAGTGCACGGGGCAACCGGGGACGCTGACTCCCGGTGCCGTCGGACAACGAGCCAAGTCACAGTGGTCATCGACCTGCAGCCCCCACCAGTTAACACCGTTGACGCCTCCAGACTGCAGCATGGCGTAGGACGCGATGCCCATGAACGCCATGCCGGCGTCCAGCGCGGCCGACAACACGTAGTTGTGCCGCGCCCACCATGCTTTGTACCGTCTGTACACGACGTGGTTGAAGGTGAGCCCGACGGCACCCCACATGAGGTAGTTCACGGACCGCGCCGGCGGCATCATCCCCGTGGCGCTCAGCAGCACGGGCATGTTGATGAGCCGGATCCACCCCCTTTCCGGGAAGGCCCGGGACAGCGCCCACACGGGCACCGGCGCCACCGCCCCGGCGAGGAAGAAGTAGTTCATCTTGGCGTAGCGGCCGAGGCGCCCGAACATGCGCTGCGGGCCGACCACGCCCCAGATGACGGACGCGTTGTAGAAGACTTCGTCGCCAGGGCACGTCCACGGGCTCCCCGCCGGCAGCTTCGCCGGGTCGCAGATGTTGCCCACGCTCTCCAGCAGCCACCACGATGTGCCGAAGTAGACCGACGACGCTAGCACGGTGCCCACGAGCTGGACGGCGAACATGGACCGCGGCGGGATCTTCATGTAGTGGCCCAGCTTGAAGTCCTGCAGGAACATGATGGCCTGGGACATGCTGATGTACCCGTACGTTTTGAACGCCACGTTCGCCAGCGGCCTCCCCGGGTACAGGTACCCGATGATCAGCTCCGTCACCACGTTCAGCCCAGGCTGCTGATTGGTGGTGGCGGTGATGATGCCGAtggggagggtgaagaagaacgcCAGCCCGGCCGCCAGGAGCACGCCCCAGTAGGGGAGCTGCAGCTCCTGCCCGAACCCCTCGCAGGTGAATATGGAGAGGCCGAGCACCAGCACAAGCATCACGTGGAACCACCACTGCGGCACCGCCGCGTAGTTCCTCTTCATCAGCCTCGTGTGCACGTCGCCGGCCTGCTGCCCGCTCACCGTCGCCTTCGTCTGCCGCCATATCGACCTGCCGTGGAAGAGGGCGACGTGGGACAGAGTGGCGGCCAGCGTGGCGAAGCTGAGGCcgtaggcgaaggcgaagaagatgCTCAGGTTGATCTGCCCGGCGTCGTCGTACCCGGCCTGGCTGAACTGGAAGGTCGCCGGGTCCAGCACCCGGCTCACGTCGTACCGGCTGCCGTTGGCCATGAACACGTGGGAGGAGATGATGGGGAACCGCCTGGCGTCGTACGCGTTGCTCCAGTACGCCACGGGCAAGACCACGTACACCACCAGGAAGAACCCAGCCATCACGTTCAGGATGGCGAACGCCGGCGTGGACAGCGGCGTGCCCAGGAAGCCGGCCACCGTGGCCCAGTCGAGGCCAAACGACCCGACCCCGAGGCCGTACACGCCCGACCCAATCTGCTGCGCCGTCACGGAGTTCCTCCATACCAGGCACACAACGGAAATGCTGGAGATGGTCGGGAAGAGGTAGTTGGGAACGATGTAGTAGGCGAAGCTGGTGGCCAGGACGATGAGGAAGAACTGCAGCCTCGTGCTCCCTCCTTTGGGCCTCTTCTCCTTCTCGTGCAGAGCCCTGAAGAGCGATACCTGTACCAGGTTCGACGGCcaccacatgtagggggagtccaCCAGGAACTTCCTGAAGAGACCAGCCCAGCCATACCCCATCAGCTGCCCCGGTTCAAAAGTAGCAATTGACAGTTCAACACAAGTCAGTGCCAGATGAGACATGGAGTGAAATGATCAAATTACCAACAGAGAATCTAGATGTATCACCTGGGTTGTTTGAGTGAGCAGCATGGCGGCGAGCGGGTGGATGTCCCGGTGGTAGAAGGCCTTGACGATGGTGATAATGCCGACGGCGTAGACGGAGTTGGAGCCGGTATTGGCGAAGATGGTGATGAGGACGTGCTCCTTGAGGTTGAACGGCCCCGGGTTGAGAGAGAAGGACCACCGGGTGCCCTTGATCCCGACGACCTTGGGAGGGAGGCAGGCGGCCATCAGCCTGCCCAGCGGCAGCACCACGATCTGCACCGATAGAGAAGATATGTAGACAGGGTTCTGACGGTAGCCGAAGAACTGGTTGCAGAAGGCCAGCAACGCGCACGAGACCAGCCCCAGGAACCATGTCCTGAACGTCAGCGCCGGCAATGTCGGGTCGTCGGTGATTGGCACCGTCAGCCGGACCTCCTCGATCGGACAGTCATCCACTTCATCTGCACAAGAACAATTTTCAGTCAAGAAAAGTAAAACAGTTCACCCTGGCAAGAGGAGAGGGGAGCTCATGACTGAAAGAATTGGCCAGATTGATCTGAACAGCTAGCTTAGCTAGGCAGGAAAAAGTTCACCTGTTTTTCCATCGCTGGTGTCCGGCCCTTCGTTCTGAACCTCCAAGTTGCTGAGCTCGAGTTGTGGTGGCTCCTCCATTGCAGGCGGCGCTCTCCTTGCCAACCTCCCACCAAGATTAGGTTCTTTTATATGCCTTGTGTGGATTAGAGGTTTCCTTGGTAGCTAGCTAGTAGTTCCTGCCAAATCACAACAACTGTTCTTTTCGTCGTCTTAGGTGAGGAACTTTGGGTTCTGTTTGTCTCCGTCGGCGAAGTCCAAGCGAGGTTGGCTTCGTCGTATTCTGGTGTTTTGTCCCCCCGGCTTCTTCCTCGTGTTGCCGTCGGTGGCTCCTGCGGCGGTGGCGAGCTGGTGGTGGAGAGTGACGCGGGTTCTGCTTCCAGGCCCTCGTCGTTCTTGTGTAGGAGTCCAGTTGCCTCGTTCCGGCGAGGCGGGTTTCCGGCTGTCCCCTTTGTGCTGATGCAGGTCTTCAAGCAGGCTCCGGCCTCTGGTGTTGACCTGACCACCGGAGTGGTTCGGGGCGTTGCCCCCGCCGACATGCTCATCACCTTTGCAAGATCTCGGCGTCCGCGTCGAGTGATAGATGCGGCGACTTCAACGAGGAAATGTCCTCTAAAGGACTACCCCGGCGACAAAGCTGCGCCCGCAGGTGCTTCTTCCCTTACTCCGGGGTGGAGGTATCGGTGCTGGCGACGGCGGATCGTGTTAGGCGCAGAAGATCCCAAGGACCTAGCtgtttttctctctttttctagGGTTCTTTCTGTAATTTTGGGTCAGCTGTCCAAATTCTGGACTGTTCTTGTACTTTCAAGTTTCCTTACTTAATATAATCCAGATATTtgtgctcaaaaaaaaaaaggttgCGAATATCATAGTCTACGCACTATGTACTTTGAGATTCGCACACATTTTACACATAACACCCTGGCATTACATTCATGTATCATTTGTAGGCCCCTCCCTATTTCCAAAAGAAACCCTTCTTATGTTAAGCTTATTCAAGGACGTTGGCCATTGCAGTTTCCAAGATCGACGTATCCCATCAAGGAAAGCGAGCGCAAACATTAAAAATACGGAGCAAATCTTACCAAAATTATTGTGTTCGTGATTCATTTTCACAATTCGTACATGATTCAAGTCAGATTTCTAAAGGTATGTAAGCAAATCTGAAAGATTCACAGAAGTGAATCTGGAATCAAATCACACAGGAAGATTCGAGGATTCATACAATTTTGGAAATGTACAGAAAAAATCAATTTATGTATCCAAGCAAATCTAGAAGTTTCACAGGAGCCAATCTGGAATCAAATCACAAAGGAACATTCGTACATGACTACGCGCTGACCTAACAAAGCTTCCGCTTCAGTTCTTTGGTCTCATATCAGTATATCACACCATGTTTGTACTTATTATTATGTACAGCTTAACTATGTTTTTTTTTGGGTATACAGCTGGTTCAACTAGcttatatatggagagaatatAATGGGGCACCAACATTTTGACAGCATATTCATTTACAAGAAACCTTTGACCACAATATATGTTTAATTATGTCATCTTTCAGCTGTCTTTATTTTTCAGTATAAACCCCGATAATGATTTGCGTTGCTCCCCATTCCATTTTGCCGGAAATTATGAAGGTGTCTGTAGTGTACGTATGCTTTTGTACTGACCCAACAAAAGAGTGCATCATTTCTGCCACTAGACGCAGCAAAAACAGGAGGCTATAATCTTATCGAAAATCCGCAcacaccactgcatgttgtacgagAACGACGATCACTAGATATTGCTAATTCATCATTTGCTCGCACCATCCCAATCCCCAAATACAGGGACATGATTTGCAATACTCGATTGGTTGGATCGCTCACTACATTTTCTTGAGCCAGTAAAGAATCTTATTAGATTTTGTTTCTTGCATCATTCCTCTCACCATGATTCAAAATGAGTTATTATTGTGGCCCCATGCCCCATAAGAGATGGCAGGGGATTACTTAGTGCAGCCTAGTGTGGTGGTTAACATCGGGTAGGCAGAACTAAAGATTTCACAAGAATCCCTTAAAAAAAAAGATTTCACAAGAAATTTGTACTACAAGAGCCCTGGGTTTATATGAGCCAACAAAGTAAGCTGAAGGGATATACTCCCAAGTAGACGTTGATCAAGAAATCACAAGATGCTTCTTTGTGCGCGATTCTGTTTCTAGGTGGTCTTTGATGGACCAGCCAGTGAGGCGTAGCAAGAGAACGTAGAGCAGCAATAGGTGTAACGAGCAACAGTTTAAGCATAGAGTCTGCTAGATAGGGAAGGTCACCCCAATTAGCCGTGCCAAAAGTACATATAGGGCATCGAatcattcaaaaaaaaaaaaaaaaaatctaagtTCTGTAGCCAGTAGCCAAGTAGAGCTGGTTGTGGGAGTCCTACATTATCAGTATTCAGTGCATATGGAGAAATAAGGAACACTAGAGGACCACACGCCATGTGCAATGGATATATGTTTGCAGACGTGTGTTTGCTCACTTGGATACTCTGAACTCAAGTGGAAGACAGTTGCATGCATTTGTTTTTGCAGACGTGTTGGCATCGTTGCTATGCGCATGAACATCCAACTTCTGCCGCGGAACATTATTGAGAGGCCGGCAAGCAAGGAATGCAGAACCAACTTGTCTTCTCGGTGGCTGGCCATGATCCAAACTCGTGAGTAGTGAGCAAGGAGGAAGCGGGGTTTCAGTATCGACGGCGATACGGCGAAGTCACATGATCCCTGAACCAGTCTTGAAGACACAGTAACTGCAAACAAGGTACCGGAACAGTAACTGCAATCAAACAAGGCAGCCTTGAATCGAATGGATATGTACACCCTGAGCTCGGGGTGTTCCACTCACCGCCGTGGTATGTGATGGTGAGCCGTATCTTACCAGCCAGAGGCAGCCAGTTTTCAATCAAGACGGCCGCTGCAGCTTGCAGGCAGCGGTGTGCGTCTGCAACTCATCAGCTCGCTTGTCATCATAGAGAAAGACAAACGACGACGTGAGTCGTTTCAAACACTACTGCAGAAATGCTTATAGCCACCAGGTGTTTAGTGACAGGCAAAATTATGCCTGTCACTGGTACAAGCACTAGTGACTGGCTCGTACAAGCCTGTCACTGGTATAAAACACTAGTGACAGGCTCGTAAAAAGGCCCGTCACTGAGAGCTACCGTGGAGGCTGGCTAAAAAGATAATTATGTTACTGACATGCATATATAAATGCCTGTCACTACTCTCTGAGCGCAATAATCATGGTGTAAGGCGATGTCCACGCGATGCCGATCGAACGGCAGTGCCCTGTATCTCCAACGTGAAGGCAATGCGAGGAGAAGAACATATGAACTTTGGAATATCGACCTGTACTACAAGGTATTTCTCGCGGTACAGACGCTCCCCTCAAGGTCAACGCGCGCCCACTCTCCGCGTCTTGTTTCCGGTCCCCCCGCGATGATCGTGCACGCCTCCGCCTCCAGCGCGCACGCCCTCCCGCCTTGGCCCATCACGCGTAACCATTGCCGCCCCTCGCCCAAGGCCGCCGCCAATCGCAACCCGAGACGCGCCCTTCCGCCGCCGCGCAAGCGCCCATCCGCCCAACCCCGCGCGCGCTAGCCCACGCTGCCGATCTGCGCAACACCACGGTGAGGCCTTGTACCGCCGCCTGTACAATCGAAGGGGTCAGAGGAGAGAGAACCATCGTTCCCCATTTGGTTTCTCTACCTGCTCTCGATCTCCTCCGATTGATGCCGCTTCCACCGATATATTCGTCTAATACGCACAATTGAGGGAGGGATTGGATGACGAAGTTACCACCCAGGAGCAGGGGATGGGGTCATTGTTGTTCCTCGTCGATGGCATCTCCGCTCCCACGCCGCTACCATAGCCGCCACCGTGTCGGCCGACGACCGGCAAAACCTTGTCCCGCCGCAGAGGTCTCTGCTGACTCCTGCCCCGGAGGAGCTTGTGGCCCGCGCCTTCTCCCCCGTCACGGCCGCCTCCCTCCACCTGCCTCCCATCTGCGACACCCTCACTAGTGCGGGGAGCAGGGCCAGCAGCACGCCCCCCCTGGAGAAAAACTCGAAGCGCCAGTTCCAGCGTGAGGGCAAGCAGGTAATCTGTAATAACTAAGGTGAGCTGCTTTGCTCTAATTCCCCAACATTATGCAGATGTGTGGTGCATTCCACGTGTTTGTGGTAATTCCTAGATGTAGTTGCTCTGAACTTGGATGGCACTTTGGTCCTGCCTGGTTGTCATGTCCTGTTGGTTACCGTCTGCGGCGAACATTGATCCATCGCT
It includes:
- the LOC127323758 gene encoding oligopeptide transporter 1 — protein: MEEPPQLELSNLEVQNEGPDTSDGKTDEVDDCPIEEVRLTVPITDDPTLPALTFRTWFLGLVSCALLAFCNQFFGYRQNPVYISSLSVQIVVLPLGRLMAACLPPKVVGIKGTRWSFSLNPGPFNLKEHVLITIFANTGSNSVYAVGIITIVKAFYHRDIHPLAAMLLTQTTQLMGYGWAGLFRKFLVDSPYMWWPSNLVQVSLFRALHEKEKRPKGGSTRLQFFLIVLATSFAYYIVPNYLFPTISSISVVCLVWRNSVTAQQIGSGVYGLGVGSFGLDWATVAGFLGTPLSTPAFAILNVMAGFFLVVYVVLPVAYWSNAYDARRFPIISSHVFMANGSRYDVSRVLDPATFQFSQAGYDDAGQINLSIFFAFAYGLSFATLAATLSHVALFHGRSIWRQTKATVSGQQAGDVHTRLMKRNYAAVPQWWFHVMLVLVLGLSIFTCEGFGQELQLPYWGVLLAAGLAFFFTLPIGIITATTNQQPGLNVVTELIIGYLYPGRPLANVAFKTYGYISMSQAIMFLQDFKLGHYMKIPPRSMFAVQLVGTVLASSVYFGTSWWLLESVGNICDPAKLPAGSPWTCPGDEVFYNASVIWGVVGPQRMFGRLGRYAKMNYFFLAGAVAPVPVWALSRAFPERGWIRLINMPVLLSATGMMPPARSVNYLMWGAVGLTFNHVVYRRYKAWWARHNYVLSAALDAGMAFMGIASYAMLQSGGVNGVNWWGLQVDDHCDLARCPTAPGVSVPGCPVH